Proteins encoded in a region of the Penaeus vannamei isolate JL-2024 chromosome 30, ASM4276789v1, whole genome shotgun sequence genome:
- the LOC113819496 gene encoding uncharacterized protein — MTLPWTQTGMSAAVVMVALLVVGLTCCGAAALVVVACCGGRRRDVVGESGDARWLPGVGVIDYVPASNRSSVRVSLILPEEPPTDASHTPTASAHTPLVVPSPSADALHTPEDPNTTSSYLSPTDAPSSKLRRASQDTTAGLPTPTPSPSSCPFSSQPADSTSDSTRSASHPITTWLSITTEIRKATSLSQPSKHASKTTDSASTIKPAVSAATYEIANESLAKNALLPLESPSVTSPLSPADQTSPTAAPSFGSHPSPRRHAETPTALSRPSPLPPAAVGQRQGGSTGSAADSSPSCQSSSPHRSPQVALPQREATGRTSTPSGTKRKCRPTATAM, encoded by the exons ATGACACTGCCGTGGACGCAGACGGGGATGTCAGCCGCTGTGGTGATGGTGGCGCTGCTGGTGGTGGGGCTGACGTGCTGTGGCGCCGCGGCCCTCGTGGTGGTGGCCTGCTGCGGCGGCCGCAGGAGGGACGTCGTGGGCGAGAGCGGCGACGCGCGCTGGCTGCCCGGCGTCGGCGTCATCGACTACGTCCCCGCCTCCAACAG GTCTTCAGTACGAGTATCGTTGATTCTTCCCGAGGAGCCGCCCACAGATGCCTCCCACACCCCCACGGCCTCTGCCCACACGCCCCTCGTGGTCCCTTCCCCTTCTGCAGACGCCCTCCACACGCCCGAGGACCCCAACACCACGTCCTCGTACCTGTCTCCTACGGACGCGCCATCGTCCAAGCTCCGGAGGGCTTCTCAGGACACCACTGCAGGACTTCCAACGCCgacgccctccccttcctcgtgcCCGTTCTCCTCCCAGCCCGCGGACTCGACTTCGGACTCGACGAGGAGCGCCAGCCACCCGATCACTACGTGGCTCTCGATAACCACCGAGATTCGCAAAGCCACGAGTCTGTCGCAGCCGAGTAAACATGCTTCCAAAACGACCGATTCGGCGTCAACCATAAAGCCTGCGGTCTCAGCGGCAACGTACGAAATCGCCAACGAATCACTCGCCAAAAATGCTTTGTTGCCCCTCGAGTCCCCGAGTGTCACGAGCCCCCTTTCCCCGGCTGACCAGACGTCGCCCACCGCAGCCCCGTCCTTCGGCAGCCACCCCAGCCCAAGAAGACACGCGGAGACGCCGACCGCACTAAGCCGACCCTCGCCCCTGCCGCCCGCTGCTGTAGGTCAGAGGCAGGGTGGGTCTACAGGGTCAGCGGCAGACAGCTCACCGTCCTGCCAGTCTTCCAGCCCCCACCGCAGCCCCCAGGTCGCCCTGCCGCAGAGGGAGGCGACAGGGAGAACAAGTACTCCGTCCGGCACGAAGAGAAAATGTAGACCTACAGCTACTGCCATGTAA
- the veli gene encoding protein lin-7 homolog C isoform X3: MASVAEPLTLQQDVKRAVELLDKLQKTGEVPSAKLAALQRVLQSEFLTAVREVYEHVYETVDISGSPEIRASATAKATVAAFAASEGHAHPRVVELPKTDEGLGFNVMGGREQNSPIYISRIIPGGVADRHGGLKRGDQLLSVNGVSVEGENHERAVELLKAASGSVKLVVRYTPRVLEEMEMRFDKQRASRGGQWN, translated from the exons ATGTCAAAAGGGCTGTGGAACTACTGGATAAGCTTCAGAAAA CTGGAGAGGTGCCATCAGCCAAATTGGCAGCACTGCAGCGCGTTCTTCAGTCAGAATTTCTAACGGCTGTTCGAGAAGTATATGAGCATGTTTATGAGACTGTAGACATCTCGGGCTCACCTGAAATACGTGCATCAGCAACTGCAAAA GCAACAGTAGCTGCCTTTGCTGCAAGTGAGGGCCATGCCCACCCAAGAGTTGTAGAGCTTCCCAAGACTGATGAAGGATTGGGGTTTAATGTGATGGGAGGCAGAGAACAGaattctcccatatatatatcccGCATCATTCCTGGTGGTGTGGCGGATCGCCATGGTGGTCTGAAGAGAGGTGACCAGCTCCTGTCTGTGAATGGAGTG AGTGTTGAGGGTGAAAACCATGAACGTGCGGTGGAGTTGCTGAAAGCTGCCAGCGGTTCGGTCAAGTTGGTGGTCCGGTATACCCCTCGAGtgttggaggagatggagatgcgATTCGACAAACAGCGGGCGTCAC GTGGAGGACAGTGGAATTAA
- the veli gene encoding protein lin-7 homolog C isoform X1 produces the protein MASVAEPLTLQQDVKRAVELLDKLQKTGEVPSAKLAALQRVLQSEFLTAVREVYEHVYETVDISGSPEIRASATAKATVAAFAASEGHAHPRVVELPKTDEGLGFNVMGGREQNSPIYISRIIPGGVADRHGGLKRGDQLLSVNGVSVEGENHERAVELLKAASGSVKLVVRYTPRVLEEMEMRFDKQRASRGDSSPGQFWHQEWK, from the exons ATGTCAAAAGGGCTGTGGAACTACTGGATAAGCTTCAGAAAA CTGGAGAGGTGCCATCAGCCAAATTGGCAGCACTGCAGCGCGTTCTTCAGTCAGAATTTCTAACGGCTGTTCGAGAAGTATATGAGCATGTTTATGAGACTGTAGACATCTCGGGCTCACCTGAAATACGTGCATCAGCAACTGCAAAA GCAACAGTAGCTGCCTTTGCTGCAAGTGAGGGCCATGCCCACCCAAGAGTTGTAGAGCTTCCCAAGACTGATGAAGGATTGGGGTTTAATGTGATGGGAGGCAGAGAACAGaattctcccatatatatatcccGCATCATTCCTGGTGGTGTGGCGGATCGCCATGGTGGTCTGAAGAGAGGTGACCAGCTCCTGTCTGTGAATGGAGTG AGTGTTGAGGGTGAAAACCATGAACGTGCGGTGGAGTTGCTGAAAGCTGCCAGCGGTTCGGTCAAGTTGGTGGTCCGGTATACCCCTCGAGtgttggaggagatggagatgcgATTCGACAAACAGCGGGCGTCAC GTGGGGACTCTTCTCCAGGGCAGTTTTGGCATCAAGAGTGGAAGTAA
- the veli gene encoding protein lin-7 homolog C isoform X2, with translation MASVAEPLTLQQDVKRAVELLDKLQKTGEVPSAKLAALQRVLQSEFLTAVREVYEHVYETVDISGSPEIRASATAKATVAAFAASEGHAHPRVVELPKTDEGLGFNVMGGREQNSPIYISRIIPGGVADRHGGLKRGDQLLSVNGVSVEGENHERAVELLKAASGSVKLVVRYTPRVLEEMEMRFDKQRASRRRTSQLQ, from the exons ATGTCAAAAGGGCTGTGGAACTACTGGATAAGCTTCAGAAAA CTGGAGAGGTGCCATCAGCCAAATTGGCAGCACTGCAGCGCGTTCTTCAGTCAGAATTTCTAACGGCTGTTCGAGAAGTATATGAGCATGTTTATGAGACTGTAGACATCTCGGGCTCACCTGAAATACGTGCATCAGCAACTGCAAAA GCAACAGTAGCTGCCTTTGCTGCAAGTGAGGGCCATGCCCACCCAAGAGTTGTAGAGCTTCCCAAGACTGATGAAGGATTGGGGTTTAATGTGATGGGAGGCAGAGAACAGaattctcccatatatatatcccGCATCATTCCTGGTGGTGTGGCGGATCGCCATGGTGGTCTGAAGAGAGGTGACCAGCTCCTGTCTGTGAATGGAGTG AGTGTTGAGGGTGAAAACCATGAACGTGCGGTGGAGTTGCTGAAAGCTGCCAGCGGTTCGGTCAAGTTGGTGGTCCGGTATACCCCTCGAGtgttggaggagatggagatgcgATTCGACAAACAGCGGGCGTCACGTAGGCGAACTTCCCAATTACAGTAG